One Clavelina lepadiformis chromosome 1, kaClaLepa1.1, whole genome shotgun sequence genomic region harbors:
- the LOC143449520 gene encoding bile acid-sensitive ion channel-like, giving the protein MSSRPIKSLLEKFASETTCHGPAQIRKSKRNFFHRFLWFSLVFALNGGLLWQLIYRIHEYAQFSTSTESHQEYTSALDFPELTICNYNRFFGIDSTLELATIDALIQASSPYITDSIYNDWLPHEVKLYHEVLRKQGKEKFFHSDEVKEKGWILSDSTLKRCTFRSKPCSIQNFTRVITPMGLCYSFAVHDAMQNVPGSQNGLVLILDINQKGYTTHPNYGFPGAGVKVYIHDCKEPALIQNFGVSIPSGHTGHIVMRKNKRTLMYPPWGICSKKTKILSYFSKYSTNGLIREKMSSFRNSSIFRTKYVIEICGCKPYWANVATDKVEECDAFEILDCAGPAEAHFASEYTLAKCGCAEPCQFVTFDTEVTYSTFPSIEVARFLTANTSNGMEVIYAGAMNLNFMKSVQDVAIYRGNHLMLDIHFDTLSYVRTSQTKSDTEISLISDIGGLMGLWLGISFVTLFEFFQLLLLMVCGVSATSHDNRVSQLDTRSLSLSTNLPITKQPIREHDLQKIELDRIIRMSEIQHVRNNS; this is encoded by the exons ATGAGCAGCAGGCCTATCAAAAGTTTGCTGGAAAAGTTTGCATCTGAAACAACATGTCATGGACCAGCGCAAATTCGAAAATCAAAACGGAATTTTTTTCATAG ATTCTTATGGTTTTCCTTGGTATTTGCACTAAATGGCGGTTTGCTATGGCAACTGATCTACAGAATTCATGAATACGCTCAATTTTCGACTTCAACCGAATCACATCAGGAATACACATCAGCTCTTGATTTTCCAGAACTCACAATTTGCAATTATAATCG ATTTTTTGGCATAGATTCGACATTGGAATTAGCGACGATTGATGCACTCATACAAGCTTCATCTCCATACATAACTGACAG CATTTACAACGATTGGTTGCCCCACGAGGTTAAACTTTATCATGAAGTTCTCCGAAAACAAGGCAAAGAGAAGTTTTTCCACAGCGATgaagtgaaagaaaaaggATGGATACTCAGCGATAGCACTTTAAAAAGATGTACTTTCCGCAGCAAACCTTGTTCAATACA GAACTTTACACGCGTTATAACCCCAATGGGATTATGCTACTCATTTGCAGTTCACGATGCAATGCAGAATGTGCCTGGCAGTCAAAACGGTTTAGTGCTTATCCTTGATATCAACCAG AAAGGATACACTACGCATCCTAACTATGGGTTTCCGGGTGCTGGGGTCAAAGTTTATATCCACGACTGCAAGGAGCCGGCCTTGATACAAAACTTTGGTGTTTCCATACCAAGTGGTCACACAGGTCACATTGTCATGAGGAAGAACAAG CGCACTCTTATGTATCCGCCTTGGGGAATTTgttccaaaaaaacaaagattctAAGTTACTTTTCCAAATACAGTACA AACGGATTAATCAGAGAAAAGATGAGTAGTTTTCGCAATAGTTCTATTTTTAGAACTAAGTACGTCATTGAAATATGTGGATGCAAACCGTACTGGGCAAATGTGGCAACAGATAAGGTAGAAGAATGTGATGCGTTTGAAATATTAGACTGCGCAGGACCAGCTGAGG CTCACTTCGCGTCGGAGTATACTTTAGCCAAATGTGGATGTGCCGAACCGTGCCAGTTTGTTACATTTGATACGGAAGTGACCTACTCAACCTTTCCTAGCATCGAGGTCGCACGATTTCTTACAGCTAATACCTCAAATGGAA TGGAGGTTATATATGCTGGAGCCatgaatttgaattttatgaaatcagTCCAAGATGTTGCAATTTACCGAGGAAATCATCTCATGCTCGACATACACTTTGATACTCTAAGCTACGTTAGAACCAGCCAGACAAAATCCGACACGGAAATtagcctaataa GTGATATAGGCGGACTGATGGGATTATGGCTCGGGATCAGTTTTGTGactttatttgaatttttccaACTCTTATTGCTAATGGTTTGTGGAGTAAGCGCAACATCTCATGACAACCGTGTTTCTCAGCTTGACACTAGGTCACTTTCACTCAGCACAAATCTTCCAATCACAAAGCAGCCAATAAGAGAACATGATTTACAGAAAATTGAGCTAGATCGTATCATTCGTATGTCTGAAATACAGCATGTACGAAATAACTCTTAA
- the LOC143462420 gene encoding galactosylceramide sulfotransferase-like produces the protein MLTIQKLQKDMHRPVCMLALFVLLCILCFHGQRVQFRPPSYVVEKMRYPNRKLDKDFEKIDGDKMKQAVPEKYLMFLKTHKTAGTSLMNMIERYAESHNLTIALPNGVNADQFDYPHKFTEELVLPLFKPEQDYNVICHHMRFNSFEVEKIMPKHKTKYVTILREPGRLFESIFDYYYEQVVFFHKVPTTMPVDINEWLDMAPTLYGYANPENEDKLWFIGKNMEFFDFGFNPLNETDEYIGAAIKKIESQFDLVLISDYFLESEVLFKDLMNWEWKDMRTLKLNSRIKVNDGPLPEQLRKKIRKWNKADAALFDHFNATFWRKIQDYNLEKMRVDTEALKRLNEEFEKECVTANATLDDDNLLYNPGQHLTLKGYSLKKDSKQHWECSRATMGTLQYSEKLRDEYNEKWRQIETS, from the exons ATGTTAACAATACAGAAACTGCAG AAGGATATGCATAGACCTGTGTGCATGTTGGCACTATTTGTGCTGTTATGTATTTTATGCTTTCATGGACAACGTGTTCAATTTAGACCACCAAGCTATGTGGTGGAGAAAATGAG ATACCCGAACAGAAAGTTGgacaaagattttgaaaaaatcgACGGTgacaaa ATGAAACAGGCCGTACCAGAAAAGTATTTGATGTTCTTGAAGACACACAAAACTGCTGGCACATCTTTGATGAATATGATCGAGAGATATGCAGAATCCCACAACCTTACCATAGCACTACCAAATGGAGTCAACGCCGATCAATTCGACTACCCACATAAATTCACTGAGGAACTGGTTTTACCATTGTTCAAACCAGAACAAGACTACAATGTCATCTGTCATCATATGAG ATTCAATTCGTTTGAAGTGGAAAAAATCATGCcgaaacacaaaacaaaatatgtcaCAATTTTAAGAGAGCCTGGAAGGTTGTTTGAATCCATATTTGACTATTATTACGAACAAGTCGTTTTTTTTCACAAGGTCCCGACGACAATGCCAGTCGATATAAATGAGTGGCTTGATATGGCTCCGACACTTTATGGCTATGCGAACCCTGAAAATGAAG ACAAGCTGTGGTTTATCGGAAAGAATATGGAATTTTTTGACTTTGGTTTCAACCCATTGAACGAAACAGACGAGTATATTGGAGCAGCGATCAAGAAAATAGAATCCCAATTCGACCTGGTTTTGATCTCCGATTATTTTCTGGAATCAGAAGTTCTGTTTAAG GATTTAATGAACTGGGAGTGGAAGGACATGAGAACGCTAAAACTGAATTCAAGGATAAAAGTAAATGACGGACCGCTACCAGAGCAGTTGAGGAAAAAAATTCGAAAATGGAATAAAGCTGATGCTGCGCTTTTTGACCATTTCAACGCGACCTTTTGGAGGAAAATCCAAGATTACAACCTTGAAAAAATGAGGGTTGACACCGAAGCTTTGAAACGCTTAAATGAAGAGTTTGAAAAGGAATGCGTTACAGCTAATGCGACGCTTGACGACGATAATCTGTTGTATAATCCTGGCCAACACCTTACTTTGAAAGGTTATTCTTTAAAAAAGGATTCGAAACAACATTGGGAATGCAGCCGTGCAACGATGGGAACATTGCAGTATTCAGAAAAACTACGCGATGAATATAACGAAAAATGGAGACAAATTGAAACATCATAA
- the LOC143462429 gene encoding ubiquitin carboxyl-terminal hydrolase 12-like — protein sequence MRIKKLPMILALHLKRFKYCDTLNKYTKLTYRVVFPFELRLFNTTDDASNPERLYDLIAVVVHCGSGPYRGHYVSIVKSHGMWLLFDDDTVEKLEPSGMEDFYGVTADKNSESGYILFYQSKE from the exons ATGAGAATCAAAAAGCTGCCAATGATTTTGGCTCTGCACTTGAAACGATTCAAATACTGTGATACCTTAAACAAGTATACCAAGCTCACTTATCGTGTCGTGTTTCCGTTTGAACTTCGTCTCTTCAACACAACAGATGATGCCTCTAATCCAGAAAGACTCTATGATTTGATTGCAGTTGTGGTGCATTGCGGATC GGGTCCATACCGTGGCCACTATGTTTCCATCGTTAAAAGCCACGGAATGTGGCTACTTTTCGATGATGACACTGTTGAAAAGTTGGAGCCGAGTGGTATGGAAGATTTCTATGGTGTCACCGCTGATAAAAACTCTGAATCGGGTTATATCTTGTTCTATCAGTCCAAAGAGTAA
- the LOC143462407 gene encoding galactosylceramide sulfotransferase-like isoform X1 has protein sequence MLTIKKLQDMHRPVCMFALFVLLCILCFHGQRVQFTIPTYPVEKMSPTGVRIIHSINVKYPNRKLDKDFEKIDGDKMKQAVPEKYLMFLKTHKTAGTSLMNMIERYTESHNLTIALPNGVNADQFDYPLKFSEKLVLPLLKPEQDYNVICHHMRFDSIEVEKIMPKHKAKYVTILREPGRLFESIFDYYYEQVPFFQKVPTTTRGDINEWLDMAPTLYAKRANKNKLWFIGKNMEFFDFGFNPLNETDEYIGAAIKKIESQFDLVLISDYFLESAVLFKDLMNWEWKDMRTLKLNSRIKVNDGPVPEQLRKKIRKWNKADAALFDHFNATFWRKIQDYNLEKMRVDTVALKRLNEEFEKECVTANATLDDDNLLYNPGQHLTLKGYSLNKDSKKHWECSRATMGTLQYSKKLRDEYNEKWRQIEDGNEFET, from the exons ATGTTAACAATAAAGAAACTGCAG GATATGCATAGACCTGTGTGCATGTTTGCACTATTTGTGCTGTTATGTATTTTATGCTTTCATGGACAACGTGTTCAATTTACAATACCAACCTATCCGGTGGAGAAAATGAG CCCTACAGGTGTCCGGATAATTCATTCAATTAATGTcaa ATACCCGAACAGAAAGTTGgacaaagattttgaaaaaatcgACGGCgacaaa ATGAAACAGGCCGTACCAGAAAAGTATTTGATGTTCTTGAAGACACACAAAACTGCTGGCACATCTTTGATGAATATGATCGAGAGATATACAGAATCCCACAACCTTACCATAGCACTACCAAATGGAGTCAACGCCGATCAATTCGACTACCCACTAAAATTCAGTGAGAAACTGGTTTTACCATTGCTCAAACCAGAACAGGATTACAATGTTATCTGTCATCATATGAG ATTCGATTCGATTGAAGTGGAAAAAATCATGCCGAAACACAAAGCAAAATATGTCACAATTTTAAGAGAGCCGGGAAGATTGTTCGAATCCATATTTGACTATTATTACGAACAAGTccctttttttcaaaaggtcCCGACGACAACGCGAGGCGATATAAATGAGTGGCTTGATATGGCTCCGACACTATATGCGAAACGTGCAAATAAAA ACAAGCTGTGGTTTATCGGAAAAAATATGGAATTTTTTGACTTTGGTTTCAACCCATTGAACGAAACAGACGAGTATATTGGAGCAGCGATCAAGAAAATAGAATCTCAATTCGACCTGGTGTTGATCTCCGATTATTTTTTGGAATCAGCAGTCCTGTTTAAG GATTTAATGAACTGGGAGTGGAAGGACATGAGAACGCTAAAACTGAATTCAAGGATAAAAGTAAATGATGGACCGGTACCAGAGCAGTTGAGGAAAAAAATTCGAAAATGGAATAAAGCTGATGCTGCGCTTTTTGACCATTTCAACGCGACCTTTTGGAGGAAAATCCAAGATTACAACCTTGAAAAAATGAGGGTTGACACCGTAGCTTTGAAACGCTTAAATGAAGAGTTTGAAAAGGAATGCGTTACAGCTAATGCGACTCTTGACGACGACAATCTGTTGTATAATCCTGGCCAACACCTTACTTTGAAAGGTTATTCTTTAAATAAGGATTCGAAAAAACATTGGGAATGCAGCCGTGCAACGATGGGAACATTGCAGTATTCAAAAAAACTACGCGATGAATATAACGAAAAATGGAGACAAATTGAAGATGGGAATGAATTTGAGACATAA
- the LOC143462407 gene encoding galactosylceramide sulfotransferase-like isoform X2 produces the protein MLTIKKLQDMHRPVCMFALFVLLCILCFHGQRVQFTIPTYPVEKMRYPNRKLDKDFEKIDGDKMKQAVPEKYLMFLKTHKTAGTSLMNMIERYTESHNLTIALPNGVNADQFDYPLKFSEKLVLPLLKPEQDYNVICHHMRFDSIEVEKIMPKHKAKYVTILREPGRLFESIFDYYYEQVPFFQKVPTTTRGDINEWLDMAPTLYAKRANKNKLWFIGKNMEFFDFGFNPLNETDEYIGAAIKKIESQFDLVLISDYFLESAVLFKDLMNWEWKDMRTLKLNSRIKVNDGPVPEQLRKKIRKWNKADAALFDHFNATFWRKIQDYNLEKMRVDTVALKRLNEEFEKECVTANATLDDDNLLYNPGQHLTLKGYSLNKDSKKHWECSRATMGTLQYSKKLRDEYNEKWRQIEDGNEFET, from the exons ATGTTAACAATAAAGAAACTGCAG GATATGCATAGACCTGTGTGCATGTTTGCACTATTTGTGCTGTTATGTATTTTATGCTTTCATGGACAACGTGTTCAATTTACAATACCAACCTATCCGGTGGAGAAAATGAG ATACCCGAACAGAAAGTTGgacaaagattttgaaaaaatcgACGGCgacaaa ATGAAACAGGCCGTACCAGAAAAGTATTTGATGTTCTTGAAGACACACAAAACTGCTGGCACATCTTTGATGAATATGATCGAGAGATATACAGAATCCCACAACCTTACCATAGCACTACCAAATGGAGTCAACGCCGATCAATTCGACTACCCACTAAAATTCAGTGAGAAACTGGTTTTACCATTGCTCAAACCAGAACAGGATTACAATGTTATCTGTCATCATATGAG ATTCGATTCGATTGAAGTGGAAAAAATCATGCCGAAACACAAAGCAAAATATGTCACAATTTTAAGAGAGCCGGGAAGATTGTTCGAATCCATATTTGACTATTATTACGAACAAGTccctttttttcaaaaggtcCCGACGACAACGCGAGGCGATATAAATGAGTGGCTTGATATGGCTCCGACACTATATGCGAAACGTGCAAATAAAA ACAAGCTGTGGTTTATCGGAAAAAATATGGAATTTTTTGACTTTGGTTTCAACCCATTGAACGAAACAGACGAGTATATTGGAGCAGCGATCAAGAAAATAGAATCTCAATTCGACCTGGTGTTGATCTCCGATTATTTTTTGGAATCAGCAGTCCTGTTTAAG GATTTAATGAACTGGGAGTGGAAGGACATGAGAACGCTAAAACTGAATTCAAGGATAAAAGTAAATGATGGACCGGTACCAGAGCAGTTGAGGAAAAAAATTCGAAAATGGAATAAAGCTGATGCTGCGCTTTTTGACCATTTCAACGCGACCTTTTGGAGGAAAATCCAAGATTACAACCTTGAAAAAATGAGGGTTGACACCGTAGCTTTGAAACGCTTAAATGAAGAGTTTGAAAAGGAATGCGTTACAGCTAATGCGACTCTTGACGACGACAATCTGTTGTATAATCCTGGCCAACACCTTACTTTGAAAGGTTATTCTTTAAATAAGGATTCGAAAAAACATTGGGAATGCAGCCGTGCAACGATGGGAACATTGCAGTATTCAAAAAAACTACGCGATGAATATAACGAAAAATGGAGACAAATTGAAGATGGGAATGAATTTGAGACATAA